GCCGCCgccgcaagtaccgataccttgaaacaaGGCAGGTATCAACCCAATCCAATAAAAAGAACTCCAAATAAACAAAAGTGAATATTAAATAATAACACAACTATCAAATGTCCATTTTAAATAGCCCCAAAAGACCAAACACAAGTAATATATAAACAACATTGGATTTTAAAAAACGAGACACTATACTTTCATGAATATTATCTAtggaaaaatctttttttactcaaaatgtttttaaaagatGGCCGGTatcaattttgattttgtgATGAATCGAACACAAAATAATTCCtataacaaaagttaaaaaataaataaataaataaataaataaataaataaataaataaataaatacataaagttttgtttttcctttcaaTGGTTAGCAATTAACTTTCTGGTACATTAAACGCTGAAATAGTAAACTTCTCTATCCAAATTCAATTGGTTCTTCGTCCACAAATTGTTGTGAAAAATCAGTGGTTTTGTCTTTTCTTGGTCAGCTAAATAACAAAACTATAAGAAATGCACAGATCAAACCTGTTTTTCTTGTGATGAGCACAACCTCAAACGTCAAGATGTATCTTCAGGAACGACAAAGGCACTGATGTGTACGTCGTGAGTGATGCTAATGTTCTTACCATAGTAGAAATCTCCTTGTTGGTACATCATGAGCGTCTGTACTTCTGAACCATCGTCTCGGCTGAAGGAGAAGGTTCTTGTGTTTTCCGGCCTGAACTGATTTTTCCAGAAGCCTCTGAAGTAAATGGCGTTGACCATGGTCAGACGAATCACGCTGCTGAAGTCCTCGGCAGACAGAAGGTCACGGATCTTACCTACAATGAAGTTGGTTGTAGAGAGCATGCTCAGTGAAGTGAAATTCAAATGACTATTTTAGTTTCCTTTTCTGACTCACTCTCTGTATGATTCTCCACCCATCTGTTGATCTGTTCGGCGACAGCTGCTGATTCGCTGAAGTCAACGGTCTGAATACTGGCTCCAAAAACCTTTTTCATCAGATGCAGGAACTCGGGGTTGAACGCGATGCCCTCTTGAAGGAAGAGACTGTTGGCCAAGCGGACTGTATATTGGGTGTCATCCTCAGATAGCGCCGCCGTCAGGTTCTGGAGTAACGAGAATTCCACGCCTGGAGGCCACAAGTATGTTCATATAACAAAGGATTGGGTATGCGGGGAAAAACATCACTGTATAAGCTTGTCTGGGAAAAAAGGACAGTCATCAATAAGATCCACTTGTAAGGAATCAATGTACAATATAATCCACATCCCTTAAAGCAGTGATTACCAACCAGGGAATATTCGTGCTACAAGAGATCATTGGAGTGTCGCCGTAATATACTGAATTTTACTTTGTCAGACAAATATAGCTTTGTTCATCTACAAAGTACAGTAGCTGGGCCAACAATACAGTACCTACATGTGCATTCAGTTTTTGTGACATTGGAGCGCTTGTCTCCAAAAATAGGGCCTTAGCTATAAGGAAAATTCACAATTTAATATATGATAATCAAGACCAAAAACATCATGATAATAAGAGTGTGAGACCGTAAACTCATcaactggatttttttcccacataatCAGACTTTATTTcgaaaatacaactttttttccatACAATTATAGTTTAGTCTTGTgacctgtcatgttttggttttgggaggttgggttttggtttagttttgggtgttcatgttgtctttttgtcacgttttgtctcccctagtcttgtCATAGTTACCTGTGTaacacctgtgtgtgtctcccctccGATATGTGTTGCTAAATAGTGCCCaggtgtttcccaggtgtgtcttgttagtgtctcgttagagcattatcttgtcttgtcttgtcttgtcttgtcttgtcctgtcctgtcctgtcctgtcctgtcctgtcctgtcctgtcctgtcctgtctagTCCAGTCCGCTTAAGGGTGCTAAGCTGTGTTTGTAGTTtcactacgtctggtcaagtttctcaccTCCTAGCCAAGTGTCTCCACGTCAGCTCAAGGGTCTCCAAAtcaactcaagtgtctccacgtctactcaagtgtctccacgtcaactcaagttctcctcgtctggtcaagtgtctcCCTCACGTCCACGCCACGTGTCTCCCTCACATCCACgttcgtcatgccaagtctgtccacgttctgcccaatctgtccacgtcatgcccagtCTGCTCACATTCCGTCATGTCCATcaccatctttgttgttgtaaataaagttcctcACGTTTCCCTTCCTATCTATCTCCCTGCCTTGTTTCTCCGCCATTGGGTCCGTCCACCACATCATCGCTTCACATATTATGACAACTTTAGAAATATATACTGGAATTTAGTTTAATATTTGTTCCTTTCATTACTGTAATTCCTCTCTGACTGGGAGAAATCAAATTGGACTGCTTTATAGTGAGGCCTTTCGACCCAAGTGAGGATAGCGGTacaaagaatggatggatgagctGAAGCAGCTTTGTCTCTCCACATACAACTGTCAAGTTCTATAAATGTGTTTGTCACCTGGCAGCAGGTTGTCAAATCCTGCGGCCTGTCGGATCTCCTCTAGCGACGTCCCCCTGGCTCCAAGCTCAACCATgcccagggccagggccacgctCAAGGGGGAGAAAATGATGTTGTCTTGACCCCCCGTCGCCTGCAGCTGATGGTACAATCTGACAGAGAATTCTGATGTCATGTCCTCCGGAATGTCCGCCGCCCGGCAACTGTAGCCCAGCAACAGGatggaaaggaggaggaggagaggtgaCGAGGTGTCCAGGGTCCACATTGCTGCGATGACAGCTGAATGGGAAAAAGGATCtcatgtgaaatgaagaaacagACGAGGGGAAAGGATTGGAAAGACATGATAAGACACAAGGAGAAAGGATAGATAATGGGATATATGATGAGTGGATTAGGGAGCGATAATGGGATTGGGAGGCCAAAGAGGTGGGGATAGAATGATATTGCGATGGTCAgattattcattaaaaaaaggcAGTGATTATAATATTGTGAGATGGTGAGAGATAAATGTGTACGGATGGATATTGTACATAATCATGAAGGCCAGGAACAGGATAGATGAGAGGAGACAGCAATGGAGGAAGAGTCAGCAAAAGAGGTTACACTAGACTTTTTATGGCCAATTTGGCAGTTAATCTCCCAGCATGCCGGCTGTGTAGGACAACTACCGGCAATTTGTTATAAACAGCAGTAAACTAGCCCAAATTAAAGCAGGAATAAAAGGCAAACAGTTTATTGGAACAGATGCATTTTATCTGCAAAGTCTTTGCGGGTCGTCTGAATATATACcgcagtgaaaaaaacaaaacaaattgttcACTGTTCATGAGCCATTAGCCTACATTAGCCTCGTCACTGCCTGTCACATTTTAAGTTAGTTAAACTCAATAggcattcaattaaaaaaaaggaagattGATGGAAATGCACTTAATTTGTATCAATTTCATTAAAGAGTCTTTCCAACCACCCAGTGAGTTTAAGAAAGCAGACTTTGATTTTAATGACTTGGTGTAGGCTACTTGTTGATAGTGAAGCCACAACACAAACCTCAAATTTGAAGTCAACGGACCGCTTAATTTTGAGTGtctgtctcccaacctgaagtttgtgggtttgttcctcaacccttgagtagcttttatttatttatttatttatttatttatttacttacagtGCGGGGAATCCTCAGCTCACCATGCTGCTCAATACTTGTATCATTTAACTATTATAAGGCATGAAATGTTGGAAATGATCATTTAAGACAGGAGCAGACCCAGAACAAATCAATTGATATGAAAATAGAAATATTGAAACATGGCTAAATATCTGATAGTATtggaaatatttgatggtaagaaATGATCTTCCAATACCCATGTTTTCAACAGCCCCAAAAGGCTTCCCTGTATAGAAACGTTTCATACAGAAACCCTTAGTCTGAAAAGCAACcctttcttcaaaaaaaaaaaaaaaaaaaatcagaagcaAATACCGGTAGTTCTGGGTCGAACCCTTGCCCTTCAACAAATCTGTTGGAACCCTGACTTTTAACAGTGTTTGTTAAGTCCTTCCACACCAGATTCATCCATGCATGCCTTTACAGAGATACAAAGGCAAAAAGGCCTTGCCAAACTGTTCATTCCATGTTGGAAACTAACCAATTGAATGGCTGGAATATGCTGGCTGCTACTTTATGTGCAGGTGACAAAAGGCATCAGAATATCCACACCACAATAACACCAACAAATAGCACCATCTACAACATGAGCACTTTTTTGTTTAACGTACTTTCCTCTCATGCCCATCATATGGCCTGAATTGGTCCAGACTAGAGATGAACTCCAAAAGGTTTCAGCCTTTTCCACAGTGACAAATGTGGTTAATCGACAGTGACAAAAGCAAGAGCCAGCCAGACGCTAATATTTATAGCACGGTTGTCTGTCAGTGTCAGCCGAGGAGAACACAGTGGAGGAGTAGTGAagagttattgttttttgttttgttttttatctcaaAGATGTGTGGACTAAGTGAGTAGTATATTAAATGTTGATTAATGCTCTTATCAATTACAGTAAAAAGTGTTGAGACAATTCACATGTTGGATTTTGACAACGTTATCTAGTTTGGGAAATAAAGTAATTTTCTCAAATCCTCTTTTCAGTTGATAATTGACTCTTATATTCAAGATGTTTGGTGATAAAAATGTACTCACTGAACAAGGGGAAGAGTAACATAAAACTGTTGTCAGAtaacaaattttaaaagtctTTGTGTTGAGGTGGAAATAAAACTTCTGTCTGTGTAGTCCACAGATGTGGAGGGCTGGCATGTGACTAAACCAAATACAGAACGGCTACAGGAAAGGATTAGAGCTAAAAAGGCAACTGTGAGTTCTTGACCTTATGAGAGGAGAGATGAACGTTTGTGTGTGACTCCGTAAGCACATTTCTGACCTTTTGAGTTGCGGCACACAGTCCACAAGAAAATCCTTCCCAACAGCCAGCTTGGCCTACTCATGAAGGGTCCCCACTCCCCAGCATACCTTGCAGGTAAGGAAGGAAACCAAACACCCCCATCTGGCTCTCTCGTGACTAACACAACCAAATCATCTGGAAAATCCCCTAATCTTGTCCATTTGATTCATTTCATGGAATTAAACAGACAGGCATTTAAAAGTAGCCCCTAATCTCTCCCATGTAATCCGACGGTTGACATTTGCACAATTaaaaagtgacgtcaactagcaGCGTAATCCTTACTGCCATTTAAACCCTACACCTTGAGGTTGCATGCTTGGGAGGCCAACGGACTTTTACGGATGAACATGGAAACGGCTGGATCACGTCCGCAGATGTGCACGTGTTGACCTTGACCTACACTGCAGAAGACAAGGTTACCTAGGCAACAGCAAGTGATGGATGGAGATGTACTGAGGTGTCAACTTCACCAGAGTAAGGCCACCTCTCTCCTTTCCAACACATCTTTCCTTTACAAAAtgtaaaacagatataaaaatagTTGTAAGTTGACAATGGCACCCAGAGAAATGTCCTCCCaatcccaaaacaaaaatatatatatttcagcaTGCATGGCACACATCACGTTTTTGTGCATTCAATGTTAAAAggaacaggtgaaaaaaaaaaatctgctatcATACTTTTACTGATTGAGAAGTCATTAGGTAAGTGGCTACATATGGTTTACTGTAAATGACTTGCACTGTCGACTGGATGCTACCAACAACCTCTCATGTTGAGAACATTTGTCTCACCACCACATTATTTGGGAACAAGGGCCATAATACATCATAATAGGCTACTGTATACAGTAATATATGCCAATACACAGTATTTGGGCATagtgtatcatattaaataacTTCAGttcaatgaaaataaaagcatcagtTCTGTCCCTTGGATTTAAAAATTTCTGGCTACACCCCTGGTGTGaaataattcattaaaaagTAAAGTATGGTTAACTTTGGAAGAGATTTCTCATTCCCTTCATTCCAATGGAAAACATTAATAGAAATCTTAGCAAACTGGAGGTCAACCATGGTTGTGCACTGATTGTGTTCAATCTTTGAGGTTCGACTCAAGTTAAATTCTTCATGACTCCATTGCTTTAATgtgtaataattaataattttatcCCCAGTTAATTCCTTTTTTACTCTATAGTCCTACTGTAGCTCGCATATTTGGCAGCATAATCCAAATAGAGCATTACCAACATGAACAAATCtgctttgaatgagttaaacttgaACTGATTTTACTCTTAAACTACTAAAGAGTACAATCAGTTGAGagaagcaaattaattttctctGACCCAGTTCCTCAATAACCAACAGATGTTCGCAGTGAATTGCTTTTACCGTTTCATCTCCAAATAAGCCTGAAGATCAAAACAGCAGTAAAGTAGGCCATCTGAAATATATCTGTAGAGACAAGCACAAAGCTGTCTTACAGAAAAACAAATAGCTACAAAACACCAAATGGTAACTACATCTCCTTAACACTTTAACTATTCTAATTACTACAGTAGCTACTCTTTCATATGCCACTCacctaatgaaaacaaaacggtattaaaaaaaaaaaaaaaacaatggacaTGGACATCACTTGCGGCTAGGCACAGTTCACAGTGCTCAATCATAACTGCTGCTACAAACCAATCAGAACACAGTCAAAAGCAGTCGCAGCCTCTAGCATCGTAGAAGGAACTTACTCCAAAAACAGCAATGCCACACAACACCTCCGCTCCTTATGCAGTTAACACAGCGTTTCATTAAAAAACTCAATTTAAGTCATGCTGTAGGATCGTCTACTTCAATTATCTCCGTACGTGGAGCAGGTGATTGCTGCAGAAACATCAGACTAATTTCCCCATCTGCAGCCAGTCCTCATCACACTGACTTGGCTGATTGCCTCCCTTGTTAGAAAATGACATAATGGCCAGCGGAACTTGCCGTAAGTCCCAGGATACTCACTGTACGCTTAACAGAGGGTAAAGAGAGAGGTTAACAACCCTTTATTAATCCCCAGTAACAGAAGCCAGAGGCAAGAGGCAGAGGCAGAATGTAAAGAGGTTAGAAATAACGTCATTGATTTGGAGGTGGTTGATGGGTAAATACaggaaacaagaaacaaaaacagtttgacCGACAGGAGGAAAAGGCAAAGACAGACGTTGATAGAAGCTAAAGAAATGTTGAGTGAAAATATTAGTCAGCCATAAAGGACTTGCGTGGTGTTGGCTAATAACCTGTGATTGTCTTGATAGGCTGCACTTGGGTGACCATATGACCCCATTTAATCGGGACAGTCCCACTAAGAGTGACAGTTCCAAGTTTGAGGCTTGTGTTcagtcccggcggattttgccaACCCCATTGTTTTCTCTCCGTCAAtaacacagttgtcatagcgatttaGTCTAACTTTACTACAGCATATCTAATCGCTAACAGGCGTGTTTTCGTCATATAGAaactagaactacttcatgCTTCAGCCTTTattaaatgtagtcctactagcctaaTGCTGCCGGTCAAACTCAACATAAAACGAGTTATTCTGGCGGCATATTCCATTGTTACAACATAGCTAGCTTCCAATAACTGCTTGGACAGAGCAAAcaggttggataatggtgacTTTGGTTAGCTGTGTTGAACTGTCGACCAAGAAAGCATTTAACATTTGCTAAAGCAATAACAACCACTGGTCATTAGCTTGACTTGtgattatttgctatattcagcaaaattATGGTGTgctgatttttaattttgaaaatctggtcaccatcTTAGGTCCTACAGTGCAGAAACCCAACATTTCATGGACATCAGAATGCACTGTGGTCtatttaaactaatactaaccCACTCTGCagtagtaaaatcacaattattGTCATTGTTTGTATAAATACAGGTGGTTACGTTTTATTCTAGTTCATGACACATCATAACTTGAAATGTCGTCAACTTAGTACATCCTGTACATACAAGTATAAGTTGGACCTTGACGGTCAAATGCAATCCGTTCTAGGACACTGATGTACTATTTACATGCTTCAGTGTGCCACCTAGAATGTGTATGAAATGGGGGTAGATGATGAGCATGATGATGAAGTAGAAAGTAGACGACCGCACAACGCATGCTGACGAGGAAGCATCAACTGCTGAAGAAGACTCAGTTAACAGACAATATTTCCAGGCAAACGTTTTGGTCTTCCAAAATTAAGTAGTGTAATAGTTTATCCTCCAAGTAAATCCTCCAAACCAGTTTAGATATTTTTCTTGTAAAGGTCTCTGTGACTCTactttgtttattttgattattttagttttttttttttttaaatgacacaaaaataaatttacttCTTTGTGTTTAGAATGACATCGTGTTTTTCATGCAAATTCCCATGGGGCCGAGCGCTTCATTTTTAGTATGATGCAAATTCAGCAACCACCAGTATGAAGGTATTTGAGGACAAACCTCGATTagagtttgttttattttatgcagCAGTGCACAGCGGATTTGATTACAGCATGAGGAGATACGTGGTATGTTTGTAACAATGCGGCTTTGATTGTTAAAGCAAAGAGTGTATTAGActggcacgcacacacatgcacacgtggGAGCTGATGGTTGCTGCGTGCACTTCGCGAGCAACCCAGCATCGCTTGTCTGTTTTGGTTTTGCAAGGCTGATTTGAAAGACATTTAATTATTGAAATGCAATTAGTGCAGTGCTTGGAAGAAATGGACaggacacacgcacacgcattgaCAATGTGCAAAACACACGAATACGAAAGAAGGGCAGAAGAGGAGGGCGGCAACATAGAAGTGATCACCATGAGTTGCAATGTATATGGGATTGATCCACTGCGATTATTTATATCATAATCCGCTGTACATTACATGTTATTTAAACTGAGATTATGTCTGGAATGCATGCGGTTGTTTTAATTTGAGAAGAATTTTGAGGACATTAcatacaatattaaaattggacatgatgcatttaaaatgtaaaaaatgaaaaggttaaaaatcaattttttcgaCATATCACTTAAATGAATTACAATTAAATTGTTTACTAAATTATGTCATGATAGTGATTAAATTATATAAACAACATTTATGATCATGTTCTGAGCTGTCACATCTCATCATTACATATTTTTGGGTCACATACAGGTACAATTTACACAAACTCAATGATCTTATaatacatttgaaattaaattcaACTAATGTCAATTAAGAATATAAGCATCTGTGGGCAGATTTATACCTGCAAAAAGCATTTACAAATGTTATGCATTTCATTTGTATATGTTTAGGCctatgtgtgcgcgcgtgtaggTGTGTGTACATGCGCGTGCGTGTGAGGGGTGGGGACAGGATAGGACTAGGATATTCCAACCTGCTACGTAAATTCACACTTATGCCTTTGCCATTAATTAAATGACACGAACCCTCacaaagaacaaaaatatatagaCATTAAAAGGAAAAGACAGATGCAAATTCAAATGCATGTACGTCTATTACAAACAACACAGCTATGTAAAATGAATCTTTAAAAAGTGAATCTGCGCATCTACACCTGCTCCTTTATCAAACTTCTCCGTAATTAAAATTCCACCCTTTAATTCCATAATGACAATGGCACAGTCGCATGATCCAAACACATCCAGATTGTATCGTAAAAACGGCAGCTTCCTAAACATTTTACGAGTTAATTTTTTATGCTAACAATTTGGCCAGGTTTATCAgacctgatttatttatttttattttcttaattggCGACCAAAACTGCTCTTACCGATGTTCAGCGTTCAAGAAGGGGATGGCTGAGATGACGTGCGCACTGTGCAAGCTCTCTGCTGCTCCTCTCCTGTTCTCCAACTCCGCAGATCTGACTGCATGCTGCTGTGCCGCAGGCCCCGCCCTCCTACACGCCCATTGGtccagacaacaacaacaaagagtaTCAGATTGGaggaaacacaaaatatatttcTGGTACATATTGGTTGGTTGTGTGGGCagtttttgattattattattattattattattattattttttttttttttttcgtttttcattaagaaggattttttttttattgtgctgGATTTTGGTATATGGTAAAgaatgactaaataagtaagtaaataaataaataaatgcttgaccgatttctgttccatgtacagcgCTTtgagcaatgcttgttttaaagtgcttttaaataaagttgagttgaaccTCAGTGTTTGCCCACTTTTGTTGAGACAAGGTATATGGACTTATAAAGAAAAATATGCAAAGTCTCAGTTTACTCTCAAATCGACTTGAGGTTTAGCAGGTCAGGTCCTACTCAGAACATGCTTTACAATGgtcatttcatcattattattattattattattattattattattattattattaataataatccattttaaattaccttTACGAACATTCTAGTTATTTTACATTGACCAAAACAGCGAAGCAACAGTTGGACAGCGAGGGAACTATCTTAACCTAGTAGTCTAACCGACGATTTCCTTCGGCGCAGATAACTGGCCTCAAATAAATTACCTTCTtgtaatttcttttcttttatttcttttttttaattattattattattttttaaacaataaaccaCTCAATAAAAATGCGTTTTGCGCTCGCCGTTTTGTTGAATACGCGTGAACACTCGCTTGCGGAAGTGTTACCATTTCCGCTTTTAGCCGTCGCTTGGGATTTGTAGTCCTATGACGGTTAAATACCTTTGTACGGAAGCTAAGAGACAGACCCAGAGAACTACAACCGGTTGCACTTTCGACAAGCTCGACTGCCTACAACGCCCTCCCCTGCTCTTCAGATTTGCCAAGCAACAAACTTCCCGACACAGAAGTCAGCAAGGAGGTGCGATACAGTTGGTCAAAGCTTCCACTGGTTCGAGTCTTGTATTATTTTCCCGGTTCCTGTCAAGTTTGCTTATCACTGGTCGGTGCCGCGTAAGCCGTCCCAATGCTGACTTTTGTATTACCTGCTAAACTGCTAATCTATTGACAACAGACCAAATGTTATTCAACATTGTAATGAATCACCTTTTTGGCTACTTATATAAGTGTTAAACATGTTTGGGGCGCGATacctttatttgaaaatgtctatactgtactgtacttttcAGGATGGACATAACAGCAATGGGTCAAAAAATAAGCCACATTCAAACAGGTTTTACGACCACAACAGCAAacattgtttttcttatttttgtccACGCCTTTTAATCATTATTTCTCGGTATATGACTTAATCGCTGGCTTTGTTCCGAAATCATGTGTCACTTTAGGTGTGCCGTTTTATCCGCAACCACACCCAAGTGAAACGTTTCAGGTTATATGTACTTTGATGAGCAGCCACAAAACGTAGAGTATTCGATTTGCTCTAACAGTCACAATGTGTCCGTTTTGGAAAACGAAACAAcccacataataaaaaaatgccgtTCATTTGAACCACTGAGAACTTGAGTGACTAActcattttttggtcattttgcaATGAGaatgatttaaaatgttatgGCTGCAATGATGTCTTGGGGATTTATATCTTGGTGATGTGCACGGCAACGATTACTTCTTAAATTTATGGTTTTCCCCAGATCTAAATTATTCAAA
This genomic stretch from Festucalex cinctus isolate MCC-2025b chromosome 13, RoL_Fcin_1.0, whole genome shotgun sequence harbors:
- the serpini1 gene encoding neuroserpin, translating into MWTLDTSSPLLLLLSILLLGYSCRAADIPEDMTSEFSVRLYHQLQATGGQDNIIFSPLSVALALGMVELGARGTSLEEIRQAAGFDNLLPGVEFSLLQNLTAALSEDDTQYTVRLANSLFLQEGIAFNPEFLHLMKKVFGASIQTVDFSESAAVAEQINRWVENHTESKIRDLLSAEDFSSVIRLTMVNAIYFRGFWKNQFRPENTRTFSFSRDDGSEVQTLMMYQQGDFYYGEFSDGSQEAGGVYQVLEMPYEGDDMSMMIVLPRQEVPLASLEPIIKAPLLEEWANNVKRQKVEVYLPRFKVEQKMDLKETLQALGIKNIFTKDADLSGMTGGKELYIGRAVQKAYLEVTEEGAEGAVGSGMIAQTRTLVLYPQVMADHPFFFIIRNRRTGSILFMGRVLTPEVIEPNDHDFYSV